A stretch of Caenorhabditis elegans chromosome IV DNA encodes these proteins:
- the D2024.4 gene encoding DUF19 domain-containing protein (Confirmed by transcript evidence) — protein MLFRFLILLLTVLALATCRKVHIQVRENVTQSCPNVDSDVIDESSLKITMKMLKNDNPEEEDEEKDEVTITDINGETRQIDFPGCYRVKVSFKMLRPIENPYIEAFMQLGQNVPCKSEDAIQNLRGVESICANVTSPSQWCPESYNSQLREMLGGKTTCKFCSLCENVKENVKENESKLNKLKKFLSNEGKEECSTTDNIHRYTFKMCTPTQDDINKEESDTKDKIEEYWQYLKQGIMTTVIHVMDRNPMKSGRAEQCQKMCQVYGDSSKMSNSNYKETLTRSIEKLCAPVDSYAACLYHTVKFDVNSNL, from the exons ATGTTATTCAGATTCCTCATACTACTCCTAACTGTTTTAGCACTGGCAACATGCCGAAAAGTTCACATTCAAGTTAGAGAAAATGTCACACAAAGTTGTCCGAATG TGGATTCCGATGTTATTGACGAGAGCTCGTTGAAGATCAcaatgaaaatgttgaagaatGATAATCCAgaggaagaagatgaagaaaaagatgaagtaaCAATTACTGATATTAATGGAGAAACTCGCCAAATTGATTTCCCTGGATGCTATAGAGTTAAAGTCAGCTTTAAGATGCTGAGACCTATCGAGAATCC ATACATTGAAGCATTTATGCAACTTGGCCAAAACGTTCCCTGCAAATCAGAAGACGCGATTCAAAATCTTCGTGGAGTTGAGAGCATTTGTGCAAACGTAACTAGTCCATCTCAATGGTGTCCAGAGAGTTATAACTCCCAATTGAGAGAGATGCTCGGTGGTAAAACTACATG TAAATTCTGCTCTCTGTGCGAAAACGTTAAGGAAAACgtaaaagaaaatgagagcAAATTGAAcaagcttaaaaaatttttgagcaacgAGGGGAAGGAGGAGTGTTCCACAACTGATAATATTCATAGATATACTTTTAAG atgTGCACTCCGACTCAAGACGATATTAACAAAGAAGAATCTGACACGAAGGATAAAATCGAGGAGTACTGGCAGTACCTCAAACAG GGAATCAtgactacagtaatccatgtAATGGATCGTAACCCAATGAAGTCTGGAAGAGCTGAACAATGTCAAAAGATGTGCCAAGTTTATGGTGACTCCAGTAAAATGTCCAATTCAAATTATAAAGAGACGCTCACAAGATCCATCGAGAAATTGTGTGCCCCTGTAGATTCCTACGCAGCATGCCTGTATCATACAGTGAAATTTGATGTGAATTCCAATTTGTAA